From a region of the Triticum aestivum cultivar Chinese Spring chromosome 7D, IWGSC CS RefSeq v2.1, whole genome shotgun sequence genome:
- the LOC123167713 gene encoding inositol 2-dehydrogenase isoform X1, with amino-acid sequence MAREGVGAAMAPAAAEVRYGIVGVGMMGREHLHNLAHLAGEVEREQSVRVCVTCLADPHPESLLLGLRLAAELGLPPPQTFSGHRELLDSGLCDAVVVSSPNMTHSEILMDIIGYAKPHHVLVEKPLCTTVQDCEKVIEAAKHRPDILVQVGLEYRYMPPVAKLIDIVKSGTLGQVRMVAIREHRFPFLVKVKNWNRFNYNSGGTLVEKCCHFFDLIRLFADANPVRVMASGAIDVNHKDEVYDGKVPDIIDNAYVIVEFDNGCRGMLDLCMFAEGSKNEQEISVVGDTGKGEAFVPEGVVRVGKRAGGRDGVVTVKAEDERIKYQGLHHGSSYLEHLNFLSAIRAQGACSPAISLDDGLLSVAIGVAGQLSIEKGRFVTIEEVLSS; translated from the exons ATGGCGCGAGAGGGAGTAGGGGCAGCCATGGCGCCCGCAGCGGCGGAAGTGAGGTACGGGATAGTTGGGGTCGGGATGATGGGGAGGGAGCACCTCCACAACCTCGCCCACCTCGCCGGAGAAGTCGAGCGGGAGCAGTCCGTCCGCGTCTGCGTCACCTGCCTCGCCGACCCCCACCCGGAGTCCCtcctccttggcctccgcctcgcTGCGGAGCTTGGCCTGCCACCTCCCCAG ACATTTTCAGGTCACCGCGAGTTGCTGGACAGCGGGCTCTGTGACGCCGTTGTTGTGTCGTCGCCAAACATGACACACTCTGAGATACTCATGGACATCATTGGTTATGCCAAGCCGCACCATGTTCTTGTTGAGAAGCCTCTGTGCACCACTGTACAGGACTGCGAGAAG GTCATAGAGGCTGCCAAACATAGGCCAGACATACTCGTGCAAGTCGGATTAGAATACCGGTATATGCCGCCGGTGGCTAAGCTGATAGATATTGTTAAAAGTGGCACACTAGGGCAGGTCAGAATGGTGGCTATCCGTGAACACCGGTTTCCTTTCCTTGTTAAG GTGAAAAACTGGAATAGGTTTAATTACAACAGTGGGGGAACTCTGGTTGAGAAGTGCTGCCACTTTTTTGATTTGATAAGATTGTTTGCAGATGCGAACCCTGTTCGTGTGATGGCCTCTGGAGCTATTGATGTTAACCATAAGGATGAGGTTTATGATGGAAAG GTACCAGATATAATTGATAATGCATATGTGATCGTAGAATTCGATAATGGCTGTCGTGGCATGCTTGATCTCTGCATGTTTGCTGAAGGCAGTAAAAATGAGCAGGAAATTTCTGTTGTTGGTGACACTGGAAAG GGCGAGGCTTTTGTTCCAGAGGGCGTTGTGAGGGTTGGAAAGCGAGCAGGAGGCAGAGATGGAGTTGTAACGGTAAAGGCCGAAGATGAACGAATCAA GTACCAGGGGCTTCACCATGGATCTAGCTACTTGGAGCACCTGAATTTCCTGTCTGCCATCAGGGCACAAGGTGCATGTAGCCCAGCTATCAGCTTGGATGACGGCTTACTATCTGTTGCAATTGGTGTGGCTGGCCAATTGTCGATCGAGAAAGGCCGTTTCGTCACCATTGAGGAGGTGCTATCAAGCTGA
- the LOC123167713 gene encoding 1-carboxy-3-chloro-3,4-dihydroxycyclo hexa-1,5-diene dehydrogenase isoform X2 — translation MTHSEILMDIIGYAKPHHVLVEKPLCTTVQDCEKVIEAAKHRPDILVQVGLEYRYMPPVAKLIDIVKSGTLGQVRMVAIREHRFPFLVKVKNWNRFNYNSGGTLVEKCCHFFDLIRLFADANPVRVMASGAIDVNHKDEVYDGKVPDIIDNAYVIVEFDNGCRGMLDLCMFAEGSKNEQEISVVGDTGKGEAFVPEGVVRVGKRAGGRDGVVTVKAEDERIKYQGLHHGSSYLEHLNFLSAIRAQGACSPAISLDDGLLSVAIGVAGQLSIEKGRFVTIEEVLSS, via the exons ATGACACACTCTGAGATACTCATGGACATCATTGGTTATGCCAAGCCGCACCATGTTCTTGTTGAGAAGCCTCTGTGCACCACTGTACAGGACTGCGAGAAG GTCATAGAGGCTGCCAAACATAGGCCAGACATACTCGTGCAAGTCGGATTAGAATACCGGTATATGCCGCCGGTGGCTAAGCTGATAGATATTGTTAAAAGTGGCACACTAGGGCAGGTCAGAATGGTGGCTATCCGTGAACACCGGTTTCCTTTCCTTGTTAAG GTGAAAAACTGGAATAGGTTTAATTACAACAGTGGGGGAACTCTGGTTGAGAAGTGCTGCCACTTTTTTGATTTGATAAGATTGTTTGCAGATGCGAACCCTGTTCGTGTGATGGCCTCTGGAGCTATTGATGTTAACCATAAGGATGAGGTTTATGATGGAAAG GTACCAGATATAATTGATAATGCATATGTGATCGTAGAATTCGATAATGGCTGTCGTGGCATGCTTGATCTCTGCATGTTTGCTGAAGGCAGTAAAAATGAGCAGGAAATTTCTGTTGTTGGTGACACTGGAAAG GGCGAGGCTTTTGTTCCAGAGGGCGTTGTGAGGGTTGGAAAGCGAGCAGGAGGCAGAGATGGAGTTGTAACGGTAAAGGCCGAAGATGAACGAATCAA GTACCAGGGGCTTCACCATGGATCTAGCTACTTGGAGCACCTGAATTTCCTGTCTGCCATCAGGGCACAAGGTGCATGTAGCCCAGCTATCAGCTTGGATGACGGCTTACTATCTGTTGCAATTGGTGTGGCTGGCCAATTGTCGATCGAGAAAGGCCGTTTCGTCACCATTGAGGAGGTGCTATCAAGCTGA